DNA sequence from the Teretinema zuelzerae genome:
CCGGTACTCGATCGACGAGGCGAGATTCCTGCACATTCGGAGGCCCAAACCGCGATACCGCCGCGAGAGAAAGTCGTAATGCGGCTCGGTGTGCCGGTCGGCGCGGCGCATCTGACGAAAATTGAGAGTGTAATAGCGGATAACGATGCGAGGCGGCTCGGCCGGACGTACCGCCACCGATACCTTGCAGGACGCAGACCCGCGGCTATGGGCTACGATATTGTCGAAATACTCGGTCGCGATCAGCAAAGCACGCGACCGCACAGAATCCGGAAGGCAACAAGTGCTGGAGATGAATTCTTCTAATTCCACAAGACTGGCATAATCCGCGGAGAGGTCGATTCTGCACTGTTGCCGGTTCAAGATCTCACATAACCTCGGTGAGGGAATAAATAACCGTGAACATTTCGCTGAAGCCGGTGGATTCGATCGCAAGGCGCACTACTTCCGAGGGTTTCATCACATACAATTTATTGCCCACCTCGTTCCCGTCCTCCAGCGCGGCCATCAAAACGCCGAGGCCGGAAGAGGACAGATTCGTAACGCGGGAAAGGTCGAGCACCAGATTCGTTTTCTTTACGAGGTCGTACACCTTGTTCTGAAACTCGGTGTACGTATATGAATTGATGGTTCCCGCTACTTCCAACAGATTATAGTTCGAACCGCTTTTCTCGATAATGCTTATATTTTCCACGACAACTCTCCTTATTTACTCAGATACTTGAAAACCAGCACGGTGATATCGTCTTCAAGCTCGCGCGAGACGAATTCGCCGAGGCTGTCGCACAGGAACTGGGCCATGCGTCCGGCAGGATACGAACGGTTGTCCATAAGCATGCGCTGGACGCGATCTTTTCCGAAGCGCTCTCCGCGAAGGTTCGTCGAATCCACGAGGCCGTCGGTGGTGAGAAGGATAATGTCCTGCGGATTCATGACTATCTTCTTTACCTTGATGTACTTGGCGATATCCTTCACGAAGCCGAGAACCTTTCCGTCGCCCTGTATTTCGATCGCGTTATTGTAGGCGGCGGTATAGAGGAACATGGCGGGCACGCCGCAGTTTATGTAGAACATGGTGTTCGTGGAAAAATCGATGATTCCGAACACGCCGGCGAAAAAGGTTCCCTTGGGAAGATTGTTCTTGATGAAAAGATTGACCTTCACGACGAGCTGTTTGAAGTCAGAGGTTTCCGCGAGGAAGGTGCGCAGAACCGACTTCAGAATAACCATGGACATGCTGGCGTTCAAGCCCTTTCCCGAGACGTCGCCCATGACGTAGAGGTACTTGTCTTCCCCGAGCTTGATGAAGTCGATGAAGTCTCCGCCCAGTTTGCGAGCGGATCGCGTTATAAAATCGACGTCTACCTTGGGATGATCGATGCGGTCGATATTGTCCTGGATCGATGAAATAATCTGGCCGGAAAATTCGATTTCCCGGTCGACGGTAAGAACGACCGATTCGTTCGCGATGTTCTTCAGATAATACAGAACGAGGAAGAAGTTGGAATACAGCTTTGAAAGAACCGTGTAGTCGTAATCGGTGTATTCGGCACCGCGCTTTTTCTGGCCGAGCAGGATGAGACCGATGACGCGATGCCCTTCGCGCAGAAGAATGAAGGCGTCGGATCGGGTCGGCTCGAATATTTTCAGAAGATCGTTTTTCACGTCAGCGTACGAGTGGTGGCTGATCGCCTGAGTTTTGAGAATTATCGATTCATTGTGATTGAGCAGGAAATCGATTCCCTTGCTGTCTATCGGAACCTCGGTTTTAATTCCCGTTGTAGAATAAACGGAAGTCAAACTTCCCTTGTCGTTCGAAACCAGGATGTCCACCGACGAGCATTCGACATAGGTGGAAAGAAGAGATACGGTGCGCTCTACGACGTTTTCATCCCGGGAGGAGAAATCGATCGAGTCGAGCCCCTTTTCCAGATCGGCTTCGTAATCGGAACCGATGCGGATATACCGGCGGAGAATCGACGATGCCTTATCCCGCAGAAGCAGGATGACAACGGTGAGCGCGGTTAACAGAACCAGTATGGCCGACACGAACGGAACGACGCGAATGACGAGGGCGGAGGTCAATCCCGACAAGAAGCTGAAAATAACGCTCAAGAGCAGAAAGTTCGTCAGCGTCGCGATAACGAGAGAACGATCGAAGAGGGTTGTGACTGTAACCGAACGGTACAGCAGCACAATCAACACCGCAAGGCCGAAGGGAATAAGCGGAAAGGCCCAGCCGTACACGGATGAAAGCTGAAAAAGGAACCAGGAGACGGCGAAAGAGGCAAGAATGGAGAGGGCAACCAGCAGCAACCGTTGCTGATAAATGCGGCTGCGAATCCCCAACGCCCTCGCGACGAGGCTGAATACCGTCAAGCCGGGGATGCCGTAGACGAATATGACGGCGTACAGGCGGATTCCGGACAAGGTTCCCATAACAAGGCCGGACCAAAGCGTGAATTTTTTATCGGAACCGATAGTCACGGATATGCCGTGGATGAAAACCAGATACAATGCCGCGATGACAAACACCCAATACAGGAAGTTCAAAAAGATATTCCGTGTTTGATACGGAATCGCGGCGCAGAATTTCATAAGCGAAAGGCTTAAAATGGCGAAACACAAGAGGGCTACGCGGACGGCAAGCACGCCGATGGTCACGTTGCCCGTATACAGGAGATTGGCGCCGAGACCGGAAAACAACGACACGAAGGCGGCGGTCATGGAGATGCTTGTGAACAGGCTTGTCGTCTTTTCGGAACGCGCATCGAGATAATACGAAAAGGAAAAGAGGAATAGGGCCAACAGATAACTGAAAATGAGCAGATTCATGATTACTCCTCGATCTTTGCGACCAGCATCGTAACGTCGTCGCGAAGCTTTTTATCGCCGTTGTAGGACAGAACGAGATCGGCAATATCGTTCACAAAATGCCGCGCGGCCTTATGGGCGCTGTTTCTTACCGTGTTAAGGTAGAGGTCCGTATCGCCGAGCTCTACGCCGGAGTCGTCCATAACCTCGGAAACGCCGTCGGAAGCCATGAGAATAACGTCGCCGCGGTACAGGGACATCTCCTCCTGGACTATTTCGTCCAGATCGATGATGCCGACAAGGCTGCAGGTCGACTGAAGCGGCTTGATCTTGTATCCGTCGGGAGCCTTGGTGATAATCAGGGGATCGGCCATTGAGGCGTTCACATAGCGTATCTTCATCTTTTTGGTGTCGACGATTCCGATGAACAGAACCGCGTATTTATCCTGAAGGCGCATAGACTTGATCGCGGTATCGATTGCCCTGATGACGCCGGGGAGATCTTCCTTGTTGTCGATGATTTTGACCGTGTTCATGATGACGCCCATTATGAGCGCGGAAGCGAGACCCTTGCCCGAAACGTCACCTAAAAGGAAGAAGGTCCGGTCTTCGTCTATCGGAATGATGTCGTAAAAGTCGCCGGAAACGTTTACCAGGGGGCGGAAGTACGCGGCTATGTCGAGCTTGGGCAGCTCGGGCATCTTCTGCGGAAGGAAGGACATCTGGGTTTGGGCGACCATATCCCATTCCTTTGCCAATTCTGAAATAGCCGTCAGCTGGGTAATGGTGCGGGTACGCTTTTGGAAATTCGCGAATTCGTATAAGAGAGTATCGAAGATGCTTTGTTCAAAAACCTTCATGTACCGGCACAGAACGTAAAAATGCAGTTTCCCGTACACAAGGAAGAAGCCACGGGCGTGTTCGAAATCGGAGACCAGGCCGAGCTTCTCGTCGATCAGATAAAAGCCTTCCGACCAGGTTTCCGGGAAATTCCTGCTGAGAACTTCCAGGGTTTCAGGATCGGTGGCGATTCTGGTCGGGCTGTTGTAAATGACGTACGAATTCTCGGAGTTGACGTAAAGGACGGAAGAGTCGGCTTCATGCTCGAGCACGGACTGGATGGAATCGATGAGATCTTCGACGGTGTAGGAGAATCGCAGGCGATCGATGAATTGGACGATGAGCCTGCTGTCCTGTACGCGGAAAACCTTGAATTCCATTCGCTGCCACAGAAGATGAGTCGCCACTGAAGCGGCTATCGCGCAGACGAAAAAGACGAATCCGGCGGCGATAAAATGCCCGGTAAAGGAAAACTCGGGCAATACAATGTACATGAAAAAGGAAAAGACCAGACCGATAACAAGATCGATCGACAGCTTGACCAGCTGTTTGCGGGTTTGAAGCATCCTGAAGCACCTCTTGAGAAAGAGCGTTATTTTATACCCAGGCTTAAAAAAAGCCTGCCACATTGTACCACAGGTTCCGGGCTTTGAGAATAAAAAAAGGAATCCCCGAAGAGATTCCTTTCTGCGTAAAACCGCGCTAAATCAGGACCGAAGCTCGGAAAGAGCTATCGGGGTCGGATTTGAGTTCTCCCCTTCAAGGCTCGAAACCTCGGCTAAAAGAGCCTTCGCCTTCGATGAAAGCTTGGTCGGCACCTGCACGATTATTTTAATGTACAGATCTCCCTTTCTGCCGCCCTGGACGGGAACGCCTTCCTCCTTGATGCGAAGCAGCTTTCCGTTCTGCGTACCGGCAGGAATCTTCAGCTTGAGCTGTTTATCGTCCAAAGCCGCTATGGTGACTTCCGCGCCGAGAGCCGCCTGGGTGATCGAAATAGGAACCGCGCAGTAGAGGTCTGACTCGTTTCTCTCGAAATACGGATGAGGCTTGATCCTGATGAAAACGAACAGATCTCCGTAGGGACCGCCGTTAGGGCCTGCGTCTCCCTGGCGGGGAATGTTTATCCGCTTCCCGTCCTCGACGCCTGCCGGTATGGTGACCAGAATTTTCTGGCGTTTTTTCTGCGTTCCGCTTCCGCTGCATTCGCGGCAGGGATTTTCAATTATCGTGCCTTCGCCGTTGCAGGAAGGACAGGGAGACGCGATCGAGAAAAAGCCCGAACTTCTGCGCACCTGGCCCGCGCCCTGGCAGGTTGAACACATCTTGCGTCCGGATCCGCCGGCCGCTCCCGTGCCTTTGCAGGCCGCGCAGCTTTCGCTCCTGGAATACTGAACTTCGGCCTTTGTTCCGTAGACGGCATCCTTAAAGGAAATCTGCAAATCGTAGCGGAGGCTCGCGCCCTGATTGCTGGACTGTCCGCCGGAACGCCGGCGTCCGCCGCCGCCTCCCCCGAAAAGGTTTTCGAAAATGCCGGAAAAATCTCCGAAGATGTCTTCAAAACCCTGGAAGGCGTTCGGATCGAAGCCTCCCGGACCGCCGGCGCCCATTCCTTCCAATCCGGCATGGCCGTATTGGTCGTAAATCTGGCGTTTCTGGTCGTCTGAAAGAACTTCATACGCTTCGGTAGCTTCTTTGAATTTATCTTCAGCGGTTTTATCGCCGGGATTTTTATCCGGATGGTACTGGATCGCCAGTTTCCGGTATCCTTTTTTTATCTCATCCTTGGAGGCTCCCTTTTGGACGCCTAGGACTTCATAATAATCACGTTTAGCCACAAGGGGACTCCAGCATCAAGAGTTAAGCAGGAAACGCCCTGAAAGGCTCGCGCCTCTCAGGGAAATAACCTGGAAATTACTTATTATCGTCGTTCACCACTTCGTAGTCAACGTCGTCGGCTGAACCCTTGTTCGGTCCGGATGAAGAAGCTCCGGCGAATCCGCCTGCTCCGTCAGCCGCGCCGCCCATGTCGGGTCCGGGCTGGCCGGAAGCGGCCTGCTGTTTATACATTTCCTCGGCGATCTTGTAGGACGCCTGTTTAAGCTCCTCGGTTTTCGCCTTGATGGTCTCGGTGTCTCCGCTTTCAAGCTCTTTTTTGAGAGCCGCTACGGCATCCGCGATCTTCGCCTTCTCTGCCGCGTCGACCTTGTCGCCCATGTCCTTTACGGCTTTTTCGGTGGAATAAATCATCGAATCGGCCTCGTTGCGGGCGTCTATCTTTTCGCGTTCCTTCTTGTCGGCTTCGGCGTTCGCTTCCGCTTCCTTCACCATGCGGTCGATTTCGCTTTCCGAAAGGCCGGACGAGCTTTCAATGCGGATCTTCTGTTCCTTGCCGGTTCCCAGATCCTTGGCGGCGACGTGGACGATGCCGTTCGCGTCGATATCAAAGGTGACTTCGATCTGAGGCACGCCGCGGGGCGCGGGAGGAATGCCGACGAGGTCGAACTTGCCGAGCGTGCGGTTCTGTCCGGCCATTTCGCGCTCTCCCTGGAGAACATGGATGGAAACGGCAGTCTGTCCGTCGGCGGCGGTGGAGAACACCTGGCTCTTCCTGGTCGGAATTGTGGTGTTTCTATTGATGAGGCGGGTGAAAACGCCGCCCATTGTCTCGATTCCGAGCGAAAGCGGGGTAACGTCGAGGAGGAGAACGTCTTTCACGTCCCCGCCGAGGATTCCGCCCTGGATCGCGGCGCCCACGGCTACGGCTTCATCGGGATTGACGCCCTTCGAGCCTTCCTTGCCGAAGATTTCCTTGACAATCTGCATAACCTTGGGCATGCGGGTCGAACCGCCGACAAGCAAGACCTCGTCGATCTGGTCGATGGAAACTCCCGCGTCCT
Encoded proteins:
- a CDS encoding STAS domain-containing protein, whose product is MENISIIEKSGSNYNLLEVAGTINSYTYTEFQNKVYDLVKKTNLVLDLSRVTNLSSSGLGVLMAALEDGNEVGNKLYVMKPSEVVRLAIESTGFSEMFTVIYSLTEVM
- a CDS encoding SpoIIE family protein phosphatase is translated as MNLLIFSYLLALFLFSFSYYLDARSEKTTSLFTSISMTAAFVSLFSGLGANLLYTGNVTIGVLAVRVALLCFAILSLSLMKFCAAIPYQTRNIFLNFLYWVFVIAALYLVFIHGISVTIGSDKKFTLWSGLVMGTLSGIRLYAVIFVYGIPGLTVFSLVARALGIRSRIYQQRLLLVALSILASFAVSWFLFQLSSVYGWAFPLIPFGLAVLIVLLYRSVTVTTLFDRSLVIATLTNFLLLSVIFSFLSGLTSALVIRVVPFVSAILVLLTALTVVILLLRDKASSILRRYIRIGSDYEADLEKGLDSIDFSSRDENVVERTVSLLSTYVECSSVDILVSNDKGSLTSVYSTTGIKTEVPIDSKGIDFLLNHNESIILKTQAISHHSYADVKNDLLKIFEPTRSDAFILLREGHRVIGLILLGQKKRGAEYTDYDYTVLSKLYSNFFLVLYYLKNIANESVVLTVDREIEFSGQIISSIQDNIDRIDHPKVDVDFITRSARKLGGDFIDFIKLGEDKYLYVMGDVSGKGLNASMSMVILKSVLRTFLAETSDFKQLVVKVNLFIKNNLPKGTFFAGVFGIIDFSTNTMFYINCGVPAMFLYTAAYNNAIEIQGDGKVLGFVKDIAKYIKVKKIVMNPQDIILLTTDGLVDSTNLRGERFGKDRVQRMLMDNRSYPAGRMAQFLCDSLGEFVSRELEDDITVLVFKYLSK
- a CDS encoding PP2C family protein-serine/threonine phosphatase; the encoded protein is MLQTRKQLVKLSIDLVIGLVFSFFMYIVLPEFSFTGHFIAAGFVFFVCAIAASVATHLLWQRMEFKVFRVQDSRLIVQFIDRLRFSYTVEDLIDSIQSVLEHEADSSVLYVNSENSYVIYNSPTRIATDPETLEVLSRNFPETWSEGFYLIDEKLGLVSDFEHARGFFLVYGKLHFYVLCRYMKVFEQSIFDTLLYEFANFQKRTRTITQLTAISELAKEWDMVAQTQMSFLPQKMPELPKLDIAAYFRPLVNVSGDFYDIIPIDEDRTFFLLGDVSGKGLASALIMGVIMNTVKIIDNKEDLPGVIRAIDTAIKSMRLQDKYAVLFIGIVDTKKMKIRYVNASMADPLIITKAPDGYKIKPLQSTCSLVGIIDLDEIVQEEMSLYRGDVILMASDGVSEVMDDSGVELGDTDLYLNTVRNSAHKAARHFVNDIADLVLSYNGDKKLRDDVTMLVAKIEE
- the dnaJ gene encoding molecular chaperone DnaJ translates to MAKRDYYEVLGVQKGASKDEIKKGYRKLAIQYHPDKNPGDKTAEDKFKEATEAYEVLSDDQKRQIYDQYGHAGLEGMGAGGPGGFDPNAFQGFEDIFGDFSGIFENLFGGGGGGRRRSGGQSSNQGASLRYDLQISFKDAVYGTKAEVQYSRSESCAACKGTGAAGGSGRKMCSTCQGAGQVRRSSGFFSIASPCPSCNGEGTIIENPCRECSGSGTQKKRQKILVTIPAGVEDGKRINIPRQGDAGPNGGPYGDLFVFIRIKPHPYFERNESDLYCAVPISITQAALGAEVTIAALDDKQLKLKIPAGTQNGKLLRIKEEGVPVQGGRKGDLYIKIIVQVPTKLSSKAKALLAEVSSLEGENSNPTPIALSELRS
- the dnaK gene encoding molecular chaperone DnaK, producing MGKIIGIDLGTTNSCVAVMEGGEPVVIQNAEGGRTTPSIVGFTAKGERVVGQPAKNQMITNPDKTIYSIKRFIGHRFNELTGEAKHVPYKVVPNGDDIRVDVDGKLYSPQEISAFILQKMKKTAEDYLGEEVTEAVITVPAYFNDAQRQATKDAGKIAGLEVKRIINEPTAASLAFGFNKDSKKEKTIAVYDLGGGTFDISILELGDGVFEVKSTNGDTHLGGDDWDRKVMNWLVDEFKADTGIDLSQDRMALQRLREAAEKAKIELSAVASTEINLPFITADATGPKHLQKTLSRSKFEQMTDDLFERTKDPCRKAIKDAGVSIDQIDEVLLVGGSTRMPKVMQIVKEIFGKEGSKGVNPDEAVAVGAAIQGGILGGDVKDVLLLDVTPLSLGIETMGGVFTRLINRNTTIPTRKSQVFSTAADGQTAVSIHVLQGEREMAGQNRTLGKFDLVGIPPAPRGVPQIEVTFDIDANGIVHVAAKDLGTGKEQKIRIESSSGLSESEIDRMVKEAEANAEADKKEREKIDARNEADSMIYSTEKAVKDMGDKVDAAEKAKIADAVAALKKELESGDTETIKAKTEELKQASYKIAEEMYKQQAASGQPGPDMGGAADGAGGFAGASSSGPNKGSADDVDYEVVNDDNK